The Aedes albopictus strain Foshan chromosome 2, AalbF5, whole genome shotgun sequence region tttgtatgggagtggaactcgcgagagctttttgagtgtgagtggacgtgagaaacacaacaagcaattatgagtgtaggacgaactcctcgctgcgcggcaagctcacgctcggtgctgttgaggatatgcgttgtgatttttgagttttattttcactcctcagaaaatcgccaaaatcgcttcctcattttctcgcgagggagtttctgtcaagcctggggttaacccgctgtttcatcttgccccacccgtttcaacttgccccggtgtaccttatgatacaatcgatcgagaacagctatgacagattatgcacgaatacggattgccggataaactgataagattgatcaaagcgacgatggatcgagtgatgtgcgtagttcgagtatcagggacactctcgaatccttcgaatctcgcacaggaatacggcaaggtgatggtctttcgtgcttgctgttcaacattgcgttagagggtgtaataaggagagcggagataaacacgagtcggacgattttcacgaagtctgttcagctgcctggtttcgctaatgatattgatattattgctcataaatttgaaacgatggcggaaacgtacatccgactaaagagtaaagccaggcgtatcggattagtcattaatgtgtcgaagacaaagtacatgatggcaaagggctccagggaggaatcattgTGCCCGCCACcttgaatttatatcgacggtgatgaaatcgaggcggttgaagaatttgtgtacttgggttcactggtgaccgccgacaacgataccagcagtGTGGCAGGAAatagagcttactttggactccacagaactctacgatcaaacaaagttcgccgtcacacgaagttaactatctacaaatcgctgattagaccggtagtcctctatgggcacgaagcatggaccctacgtgcagagtaccagttttcgaacggaaggtgttgcgcagtgttgcatttgaactgaacgcgagccaaaaattaACTTAACGCGTTCAGTTTTTTGAACGTGAacgcagtaaacattgaacttgcgtgtcagagcttttcactgctcaagaacgcccgttcagatcccCATTCGGCCCAATGTTCTAATGCACTATTCTATCAATATGTAAAGCTAATGAATCGGTCCAGTCGTCCAGAGTTCCACAGAAATCAGACTTCTTGAAATATGTCCCTTTACTGTACCACATAATACCATATTAGCAATATGTACATTGCACTGTGGGGTTGGGAAGGGAGCGGATCGAAACGTCCGGGGTGACAACGCGCTTTTATGTAAAAGCTTGGATGCGTCACTTGATGCATCATCAAATCCTGTAAGCCTTCtctcctaggactttgtgacgcatttgcATACACTTGTTGTtgcacggaaaaatgcgccatacgaCCTAGGACATTGTGgcaagattctgcaccgaaatacgGATTATCCGCAATCCACACGGTGACAGGACCGGTTCCCCTTCACagaaggtcagattctgaatccaaTCAGCCCAAgaagattgctagaattggtgaaaaaatggcagaaatatgaccattttagtttagcgggtaccagggtaccatgttagcatgttggcattatacctactggtgcagttcttgctcattgttcaaggtgcgttcaatttcgagctcgctcgcgttccaaattttgaactgaacaatgttcaaatcgttttgatcgcagcgtgccgaatttgaacatgaacgcaagttgatcgcgttcaaatgcaacattggactgttgcgtactatctacggtggagtgcagatggaagacgggacttgaagaaggcgaatgaaccacgagctgcatcagctgctgagagaaccaaccatcgtccataccgcaaaaaacgggaggctacggtgggcgggtcacgtcattaggatgtcggatagcaacccgactaaaatggttctcgagagtcatccgaccggtacaagaagacgtgaagcgtagcgagctaggtgggtcgaccaagtggaggacgatctgcggaccctacacagagtgcggaactggagacaaacagccatggaccgagtggaatggagacggctactatgtacagcagaggccaccccggccttagtctgatcgacaTTACACATAATTTTATTTTGAATGATCTATGAATCTCAGAATTACAAGAAGAAGAAAATCAGAACAATGATTGTGTAGGCCACAGACTGTGGGACGCTAACACCGATGAATCATCGTAACCATCTATGTCCCTTATGCTGCTGAGTCGAACGAAATGTCGCAGACCCCATAGATAGTAGTAATTTATCGTATCGTGTATTCCCAGTCGAACTAGAGGAGGAAGGTGGGCGTATTTAACCTTTCGAAGTTGAGGACGCATATGACCATTTCCATCACGTTGAGGCTCAAATCGATGATCCATCAGCGCTTCCTTTCGTGTCCAGAACGCTGCGAGTTCGGTGGACAAGCGTTAATAAACGGGAGCACACGTTTCCTGGTAAGTTTTTCGATTACTTtgttgagttgtctaaaaaaagtctcacgaaaccaactgcaagcctatccatatacgttagaacaaaagatgttcacaaagttcttacagatagattaacacgggaaatttgaacacaaaccactaccacacagtaATGTGGATTGGTTAATTTTTCACAGACACAGATATTCCACATTAATGACGAGATTGCCGGAAGATGGAGAATAGAAGAAGATATAGCGAGGACTGGTTATACGAGCGGTGGGCAGGAATCCCTCAACAGCATGTGGTAGCTAACAACGTGTCTAGAAAGCGTTAAACCTCTCAATTCGAAATGGGTGTGCTGGTTGAAGGAAGACGAGAACTGCTACAAAGTCATATTAGTGACGAAAACAAGGGCGAAAGGCTATCTCCAGAAAGCAGgacgatacagtagacgttcgataactgcaacatgtttacgtttcacttaccgaatgaaattcgataactgcaacagctgacagacgtcaaagagctgtcagttgctgcagaatgcagcgaaagtgcattcagaaaacatcgcaatgcaacaAAAGctcatgcgaaaaacatcgcatcgctgttgacatttcattttgacagatagcggtgcgataactgcaaaattgttgcacttagcggacttgcagttaaaaagcattgcagttaaagcgtttgcaccgagcgaatgtCTACGAATGTCGAGGAAACCTAAAAATGTCCACGTTTCGATTTGTTCTAGCTGCCAAGTTCACCACAAGTTTTTTCCATCAAATTTTCTGCATGGGCACGGGCATTTTCTGCATGGACATCTCAAAGAAACCACCTACATGGATGTTTCGGCTGGTCAAGCATGCCGAAGATatttaaagctttcaacattctccatcgcttgcccagctatcgtacacacttaattcagattgccgggatgtcagcattttttcaaacttttgccgagattcgcacagccgagcaatcagcaaacaatcattttgccgggatctcggcaattttgacagttcattgctgatagtcggcaatcgttttgctgagaatcagctaacaatcgtcactttttgctgagataccagataaagattttgctgagcagacggctgtgcgcgattttgccgagcccgcgaatctgttttgagtgtgtaaagCTGGactgtgtttacatccaacgatttggtcttgttgacctaCCACCGAGGAGCAATCGGCAAAATCGTCgaacttactctgcatatcagagcaccgttgagctaagagagcaacgccaTCAGCCAGTTGGGTCATTTGGGTGGggcaatgggctgccacagcaacccacgatttgggtcacgatcaatcgcacctgccAGGATCTTGTCGATTGCAATGAGGAactgtagcggtgataggatacatgctctgccgtgaatcgcatatctgtcccatttgcataggaaacccagcaaggatgggactgatatgcgattcacggcagtgcttGCCTCACTCGGGTAACCCGGATGGGATCGTACAAAACACCggtgtgcagtactctgcacgaaaatgccctgtacatactatgcttcaatgaggccgatgattttgtgagggagacccttgcgcctgagggcttcccacatgtttccgtgattgagatggtcaaaagttttttcgtaatcactgaacaccaagtagagagactcttgaaattcattgatttgctccaggatgatacggagcgtgacaatatggtccacacagggtcgtccggcacggaatcctgcttgctgccttcggagagttgcgtcaatcttctcccgtatccggttaaggatcactttgcagaggactttgagaacgatacacagtaacatgctgccccaccaattatcgcatacagtcaggtcaccctttttgggcacctttacaaagacgccttgcatccagtcggccggaaatgtcgtggtttcccatatgctgcagaataattgatgcagtagttgtgcggatactacggggtcagctttgagcatctcagctgatatgcgatcgacccctggggccctagtcgattttatgctacggatgtttctatctcctgctggggtaatgcgtcgaacactTGGCGGATCATACTGAGGTGCTGATGGcggggccgacacttgaaaaaggtttccaaagtgctcgaaccagcgtttcaactggtcagccgggtcggtcagtaactacaaacgtgtctttcacgagcatcgtagcattcatcatagtcccactaaggcggcgtgaaacatcgtagaggagacggatgtcgccacgccagtgtttgcggctttctcgccttcgtcggctagggagtccgcgcacgctcttttgtcccgtctacatgagcgtttcacttccttctcgaggagccgaatagcgctgacggactacggctttggctcctcgtgttttcgcttgctctatcgcggctttggcgttccttcgctcctctgtcttcctccaggtatcatctgtggtcCACAGGTACTTGTTCACTTGGTAGGAaaaagtatagcagaatttgacacgACGCCAAACTGTATTcctcaaagttcggccaacggacttcgctcagtcccaggatctcaagcttcatacggcttgtctcattggctagttgtgacaGTTAATTCTACAATAATTACTCCAAACTGATCACAGCTCACTACTCACTTAAAACTTcacacttaggggctgtccataaaccacgtggtcatttttttgggactttttaaccccccccccccccccgcgtggtcattagtccatacaaaagtttttatttgtccatacaaaatagtcattggccgaacccccccccccccccccctcatgaccacgtagtTTACGGACAGCCCCTTAACTCCGCATTGCTCACCTCGCACACCGTACTGTCCTATATTTCTCACTTTTTATTCATGGTTATTCCTCACAGCTTATTGCAATTTCTCACTTTTCACTTCTTACTCTATATTCTCTACTGCTCACTACTCACTCCAAATTTATCACTTGTTACTCCTTATCATTTGTGGGATAgcttttttcatatgctggaaaatCCAATAAGGGACAGCAATTCCCAAAATGGAGAGGCTTAAAACGTCGGATCCGGATGTAATAAGTTTCTGGTCGCAAGCAAAGTTAAAATCTGAGAGCAGAGCGGAAAAAAGTTGATTTTCCGTTGTACCGTGATGGATAGACAATCCATGTAAACCTAACTTTCCCCTACCTTTTCTtctataccgatttttttttttaattccatcaCCTTTCAGTTAAACAAATTACATACCAGAAATGTGATGCACTGGTAAATTTTCAACAAGCTCGATTGTTTGTACGATATGTACATGTAGATACTAGCGGAAAAGTGATAAAAAAATGTATGTGTGATAAGTGGATGGGTTGGCTATCACGCCAACAACCAACAACGACAGCATGTCGTCGATAGCCAATTTATTATCACCGGAGGACCGTGCCTGCCGTCTGCAGAGTGGTTGTTGAAACTGATAAGAACGTGCAATACCCACTAATAGATAAATGATAAAGATATGTATATGATAGTGACGAATGCTTATTGCTTACCTTTTCGTTGTACACGCTGGCCCGAATGATTTGCCTGTTATGTAGGAAATTCCGATGCGGTAGGAAGTGCTTGTTGTCGTATTTCAGCGAGCGTAGACATTCCCTGTGTGAATGAAATTTAGGAATTATTTTCAGGAGATCTTCGTTATACTCTAGCAAATATGCTTACCCCTTGTTAAAGTTCGACCCCGCCAGCAGGAAGAATCCCCCGTTCCCATCGTTGTGGCTGTTGATCACATTGCAGTCTATCGAAGAGGTCCTCTTCATGGATTCCGTAATTTTCGCCCTATCAAACTCGACGATCATGTCCTGCGTTTCGGTGTCATACAGGTGGAAGTTGTTCGTGGTCGTGATGCACGATATCCAATCCTGGTCGGTTGGACTCGTGTGCCAATTGATCGATTCGATAGAGTCCTCAACGTTGAAGCAGGTCTGCATGGCGTCGTCTTCGTTGGACTTGGAGATGTCGAACACATTGATGAGACCATCTACGCTCCCACTGCTCAGCAGGTCCGGATTGGTCGGGTGGAATTTAACGTTGGTTATGTCCTCGCTGTGGCACTCCCAGTAGCTTCCCAGAAACGTACGCTCCCGGATGTCAAAGAAGAGCAGAAAAGTGTCCCCGCACTTTTGAACCTCCGTTGAAGCGCACAACACCCGATCATTCTGATTGATGTCGAAGGCGGTCATGGTCTTCTTGGGCCCTTCCGAGGTATCGTCGAACACATGAATCGCCTTAGCTCCGGAACGCAAATCGTACAAGCTAACGTTTCCTTCCTCGGTGCAAACCATCAGCGAGTTGGGATCGGTCCCAAAGAATCGAACACCTTTGATTGCACTCTCGTACGTGGCAAAGCTAGCTTCACTCAGCACCAAATCCCCGTTGGTACCCAGGTCGTACAGCTGGAGGTCCTTCCGGGATAAACCTACCGCCAGTTTGCGGCTATCGTTGGACAGCGCCAAGTGAAGGCCACATGTCCGCTTCAACGAGGCTGCTGTTTCCGAACTCGGCTCGATGCGTTGCTCGAACAATCGGTTCAGTTCCTTCGGCTTACAGGAGTCGGAATCTGGGACGGGATTCTCTTCGTCGGAGCTGTGGGCATCGTCTGCAAATAAAGAAGCAACGTGAGTATTTTTTGTAATCCTGGACTTTGAAAACTTACCTTCAAACATTCTGCCCGGTTTGTAATAAAAAATAGTCACTAAAACaccgattttttttatggaaaacgcCGGTactcgctgttttttttttatgccgCGAAGTAAACATAAACAGAAGCACGTGCTCGTAAGGACGCAGCCAACTAGCCAATCAGCTGTTTGACGACGCCGGCGTCGTTCACCGTTTCCGAAGGGCCTCGATCAGGAAGTGAATCACGCTCGCGCGCATTATTCACGCTCattgaaaactactctaaagtgagtagaATTCCACTCACTT contains the following coding sequences:
- the LOC109407993 gene encoding WD repeat-containing protein 89, encoding MFEDDAHSSDEENPVPDSDSCKPKELNRLFEQRIEPSSETAASLKRTCGLHLALSNDSRKLAVGLSRKDLQLYDLGTNGDLVLSEASFATYESAIKGVRFFGTDPNSLMVCTEEGNVSLYDLRSGAKAIHVFDDTSEGPKKTMTAFDINQNDRVLCASTEVQKCGDTFLLFFDIRERTFLGSYWECHSEDITNVKFHPTNPDLLSSGSVDGLINVFDISKSNEDDAMQTCFNVEDSIESINWHTSPTDQDWISCITTTNNFHLYDTETQDMIVEFDRAKITESMKRTSSIDCNVINSHNDGNGGFFLLAGSNFNKGECLRSLKYDNKHFLPHRNFLHNRQIIRASVYNEKEHCLITTGESGLITVWRCEGSTDQPPSEHDISASKNLKQKLHISHRSKPY